A stretch of DNA from Fundulus heteroclitus isolate FHET01 chromosome 22, MU-UCD_Fhet_4.1, whole genome shotgun sequence:
TTTCCttatagttattattattaggtaTTCAGTTCATACCTTTGTGGATTTTGTTATAGTTCATTCAAATTACATTTTGCTTCTACTTCCTGTCAGATTCATTTCATGTGTTTCCCTTCAGTTTCTGTTTATCACTCTCCTCCCCTCAGCTCCTCTGTTCTCATAGGTTTCCAGTTGTTTCCTTTTCCCACCTGATTGCTCCCCCTTCACTTTGTGCCAGCTGTTCCTCTTCTCTCCTGAGTAGCTCTTCTCTGCCCTGCGTagttaaggggggggggggggggggggtggctcaGTCCCCTGTAACCGTTGGGTTGCCAGTTCCAGCCCATGCTCTGTCCATCTCCACCGTGGTGCCCTTGGGCAATACACTTCACCTGCCTCGCCTGTTGCTGGTGGTCAGAGGTCCCGGTGGCACTGATTTTATGAGAGCCTCGTTTTTttcagtctgccccaggacTGCCCGTTGACCTATGCTCTGTTCTactatgttattttattcatatgaTCATTGTCCTGAGTTTATTTGGACCTATTATGGGTCTATATTAAACTCTTACTTCCAGCCAGCTTCCAAAGTCTTGTTTGTTCTTTGATCCTGCTAAAACTTTACATGCCATGAAACTTTCTCACAACTCGTTCTGTCCAGGTCTTTGGAGGATTGGTGTGGATTCTAGTGGCGTCGAACTATGTGGAACCACATAACCCTTTGGGATGGGTGATGTTCGTCTCTGTTTTCTGCTTCGTCATGACCTTCCTCTGGATGATCTTGTTTGCTGCTGGCTGTCACAAGAGCAGTTCTGGCTGGGCTGCTGCTGTAAGAGCAAGGAAAAACAACATAGAATTAAGATAAAACACATTAGACAAACAAGGTAACtggtgttcattttattttttattttttttgcaggattttGTCTACCATGGATTGGCAGTGCTTTTCTACCTCAGTGCAGGGGTTGATTTGGCTTACATCACTATGTTGAGTAAAGCTACGTTGCTCTTTGATGTACGATTCTACCGGATTTACATTGCAGCTGTGGTGAGAAGTTCCTCCTCTTACTTTAAAACAGTTTACAGCATCTCCCATATTTTACTCAGATACTGTTCAGTTTTAGTAATTACATATATTTGTTCCCTTATATGACTATCACCTTTTAAAAAGAGTGTATTTTGTGTTATTCTATTGGTCAAATGGAACCACTGTCATGGTGGGCTCCATCAATTggtttattctaaaaaaaaaaaagaagaaatctgctTTGAAAATCACACAGAAAAAGACCATATTACTTTATCTGAATATACATAATTCAATAGTTTCTGCGTAATTGAATACTATACTAAAACGATCTATTTTGCAATGCTAAAACAAATATAGCCATCTCATTTCAGCGCTAAACAAGATTAAATTACCatactttattctgaaagtcTTTTTGAAACACTTAAACAAAAGCTAAGGCTAGGGGTTTTCAATATGTCTCTATTAGTTGACAATTAGATCAAACACAAACTTTTGCTAATGAGATAACTTTTTCCTATGTAAAAATTTCCTGATTTTGCCCAACAGATACCCAGTACGATGCACATGTCAGATTACACAGACGCTGGCATAGCAGGAGGAGCTGTAGTAATTTCAATCCCAATATAGAAATTTATGTCCAATTTTTCCCATTTATGTCTAAATTTCTTATCAAAAACAGTGGTTATTCTATAATTGTTCTCAGTTTTCTTGACATTTACAGTGCTGCTGCAGTGTATCCTTCTGGGAGTTAATCAAGATATGTGTTGAATAATGTTTGCCCTCAGTGGAA
This window harbors:
- the LOC105937192 gene encoding myelin and lymphocyte protein, producing the protein MAATTAQSMGTLPSGLGICTTAPDIFYLPELVFGGLVWILVASNYVEPHNPLGWVMFVSVFCFVMTFLWMILFAAGCHKSSSGWAAADFVYHGLAVLFYLSAGVDLAYITMLSKATLLFDVRFYRIYIAAVVFAFATTLLYFIHAILSAIRWKHF